A part of Thalassophryne amazonica chromosome 3, fThaAma1.1, whole genome shotgun sequence genomic DNA contains:
- the LOC117506860 gene encoding twinfilin-2-like isoform X1 — protein MSHQTGIIATPELKLFLARARGGAVRIMKIVIRNEELVLDSYREPVQSWDKDYDQFLLPLLTPQQPCYILYRLDSQNAQGYEWIFIAWSPDQSPVRQKMVYAATRATLKKEFGGGHIKDEVFGTVEDDLSFQGYVRHMSSSSTPAPLTAAEQELQRVKVTEDKVVWDERRRIGTPTARARVTMEFGLDKRAQTLQGLAFPLQEEAKRALQQLKQKHINYIQLRLDVDRETIELVHTDPTETHELPYRIPTDSPRYHFFIFKHFHQGQLQEALVFIYSMPGYTCSIKERMLYSSCKNRLLDEVERDYQLEVTKKMEIDSGDGLTEDFLYEEVHPMEHTLKQAFSKPCGPGGKRGNKRVIKGAGENGEES, from the exons ATGTCACACCAAACTGGAATTATTG CAACACCTGAGCTGAAACTGTTTCTGGCCCGAGCAAGAGGAGGTGCCGTCAGAATAATGAAGATTGTTATCAGAAATG AGGAGCTGGTTTTAGATTCATACAGAGAACCGGTACAGAGCTGGGACAAGGATTATGACCAGTTCCTGCTTCCTTTGCTCACGCCTCAGCAGCCCTGCTACATCCTTTACCGTCTGGACTCCCAGAATGCACAGGGATATGAATGGATCTTCATTGCTTGGTCTCCTGACCAATCACCA GTGAGGCAGAAGATGGTGTACGCAGCGACACGTGCCACACTGAAGAAAGAGTTTGGAGGAGGTCACATTAAAGATGAAGTGTTTGGCACAGTCGAG GATGACCTGAGCTTCCAGGGATACGTGCGCCACATGTCGTCGTCCTCCACCCCAGCTCCATTAACAGCAGCTGAACAGGAATTACAACGAGTTAAAGTTACAGAG GATAAAGTTGTGTGG GATGAACGTAGACGAATTGGAACCCCAACGGCACGAGCGAGG GTTACAATGGAGTTTGGCTTAGATAAAAGGGCACAGACTCTACAGGGTCTTGCATTCCCTTTACAAGAAGAGGCCAAACGTGCACTGCAGCAACTCAAACAGAAGCACATCAACTACATACAGCTG AGACTGGATGTTGACAGAGAGACCATTGAGCTGGTTCATACTGACCCTACAGAGACCCATGAGCTTCCCTACAGAATTCCCACAGATTCACCGAGATACCACTTCTTCATCTTCAAGCATTTCCACCAGGGCCAGCTGCAAGAGGCACTGG TGTTCATATATTCGATGCCCGGGTACACTTGTAGCATCAAGGAGCGGATGTTGTATTCCAGCTGTAAGAACAGGCTACTGGATGAGGTGGAGAGAGACTATCAGCTGGAGGTTACAAAAAAG ATGGAGATTGACAGCGGTGATGGTCTGACAGAAGACTTTCTCTATGAGGAGGTCCACCCGATGGAGCACACCTTGAAGCAAGCCTTCTCTAAGCCTTGTGGACCAGGAGGGAAGAGGGGCAACAAACGAGTAATCAAGGGTGCAGGAGAGAACGGGGAGGAAAGTTAG